The following proteins are co-located in the Spirosoma montaniterrae genome:
- a CDS encoding SUMF1/EgtB/PvdO family nonheme iron enzyme, producing MMKYNWFTNSSARVVLVAAVVLLMQGCGFVKSKFGGKGGKGGEVGVTNGEVTATGRKGWKQPTPYGMVLVPSGSFVMGQADEDVAATQINMNRQVTISSFYMDDAEISNHEYRQYVNALLADSVATLGEEEIMSKYYPDTTVWKNDFTYHNGDPMLEHYYAHPAFDTYPVVGVSWLAAKHFCKWRTNTLDDFRSKDGGYRSFGFRLPSEAEWEWAARGGKQGAKYPWGNPYVANGKGCYLANFKPQRGNFDADGYPYTAPANAYSPNEYGLYNMAGNVAEWCRDAYADNSNAIVWDMNPDNQNADEPRKVVRGGSWKDIAYYLETGTRYYEYEDQKRSYIGFRCVMDNLEGRTASGRAGRVGGSSKSKTKASKSSKASKGRA from the coding sequence ATGATGAAGTATAATTGGTTTACAAATAGCTCGGCCCGTGTGGTGTTGGTTGCGGCAGTAGTTCTGCTAATGCAAGGTTGTGGCTTTGTGAAGTCAAAATTCGGCGGCAAAGGCGGCAAAGGCGGGGAGGTTGGTGTAACAAACGGCGAAGTTACGGCTACAGGCCGCAAAGGCTGGAAACAGCCGACGCCGTATGGTATGGTGCTGGTGCCGTCGGGATCGTTTGTTATGGGGCAGGCCGACGAAGACGTAGCGGCTACGCAGATTAACATGAACCGGCAGGTGACCATTAGCTCGTTTTACATGGACGATGCCGAAATTTCGAACCATGAGTACCGCCAATACGTAAACGCGCTCCTGGCCGACTCGGTAGCAACATTAGGTGAGGAAGAAATCATGTCGAAGTATTACCCCGATACGACGGTATGGAAAAACGACTTCACGTACCACAACGGCGACCCCATGCTGGAACACTACTACGCGCACCCGGCTTTCGACACATATCCGGTAGTGGGCGTAAGCTGGCTTGCTGCGAAGCATTTCTGCAAATGGCGTACCAACACGCTCGATGATTTCCGGAGCAAAGATGGTGGCTATCGGTCGTTCGGCTTCCGGTTGCCTTCAGAAGCGGAGTGGGAGTGGGCCGCTCGTGGTGGCAAACAGGGCGCAAAATACCCGTGGGGCAACCCCTACGTAGCCAATGGTAAAGGCTGCTATCTGGCAAACTTCAAGCCGCAGCGTGGTAACTTCGATGCCGACGGCTATCCATATACGGCTCCGGCCAATGCGTACAGCCCCAACGAATACGGTCTTTACAACATGGCTGGTAACGTGGCCGAGTGGTGCCGTGATGCCTACGCCGATAACTCGAACGCTATTGTATGGGACATGAACCCCGACAACCAAAATGCCGACGAGCCGCGCAAAGTGGTTCGGGGCGGTTCGTGGAAAGACATTGCCTACTACCTTGAAACAGGTACGCGTTATTACGAATACGAAGATCAGAAACGTTCATACATCGGTTTTCGCTGCGTGATGGATAACCTCGAAGGACGCACGGCATCGGGTCGGGCGGGCCGCGTAGGTGGTAGCAGCAAAAGCAAAACAAAAGCGTCTAAATCGTCTAAAGCCTCAAAGGGCCGGGCCTAA
- the gldL gene encoding gliding motility protein GldL: MAAQKVNFFWDRLVPTIYSVGAAIVVTGAMFKINHLPGGTEMLFIGLGTEAIIFLIYAAQSFLFPPTSSDYQWERVYPELADEYKGEARKPVAQPNGLTANMDQMLAQAKVTPDVFEKLGTGFRSLNDTVSKLSDLTDATVATNDYARNVKTASQSLTEMNKSYNTAITAVSSMADATGDTKALRDQTLKVTNSMTALNAVYELELQDANKHLKAMNAFYGSLTSAMENMADASRDTQQFKSELAKLTGNLASLNNVYGSMLTAMRGN, from the coding sequence ATGGCAGCACAAAAAGTTAATTTCTTTTGGGATCGGCTGGTCCCGACCATCTACAGCGTAGGTGCCGCAATCGTTGTGACCGGTGCCATGTTCAAAATTAACCACTTACCGGGCGGTACTGAAATGTTGTTCATCGGTCTGGGAACCGAAGCCATTATCTTCCTGATTTACGCTGCCCAAAGCTTTCTTTTTCCGCCAACATCGTCTGATTATCAGTGGGAGCGGGTATATCCTGAACTGGCTGATGAGTATAAAGGGGAGGCCCGCAAGCCTGTTGCTCAACCCAATGGCCTGACCGCCAACATGGATCAGATGCTGGCGCAGGCGAAAGTTACGCCCGACGTGTTTGAGAAACTTGGTACGGGTTTCCGCAGCCTCAACGATACAGTGTCAAAATTGAGTGACTTGACTGACGCCACGGTAGCGACCAACGATTATGCGCGAAACGTGAAAACGGCTTCGCAATCGCTGACCGAAATGAATAAGTCGTACAATACAGCAATTACGGCAGTGAGTTCGATGGCCGACGCTACGGGTGATACGAAAGCACTTCGCGATCAGACGCTGAAAGTTACGAACAGCATGACCGCGCTGAACGCCGTCTATGAACTGGAATTGCAGGATGCCAACAAGCACCTCAAAGCCATGAACGCGTTCTATGGTAGCCTGACCTCGGCAATGGAAAACATGGCCGACGCCAGCCGCGATACGCAGCAGTTTAAGAGCGAACTGGCTAAACTTACCGGTAATCTGGCATCGCTCAACAACGTATATGGCAGCATGTTAACTGCCATGCGGGGAAATTAA
- the gldM gene encoding gliding motility protein GldM, whose translation MAGVKETPRQKMIGMMYLVLTALLALQVTSAILEKFVLLNNSLEQSTVSANRVNQSTVDNIRATVEKSGNRATDLVIVKQADEVRKQTADVIAQIDGLKQRIIEQAGGGLDETGNIRNLSEEEKVAQIMIAGGRRGEAYKLKKTLDDYLQGLTKYSPAKYNTLAADGKEDPISSRSPEQRQKDFAELNFAQTPVPAALAVLTQRQTDIRRIEGEVLNVLASKVGAQDVKFDKILAMLSMESKVVVAGTKFKGQMFLAASSSGIQPRMSLNGAPVRMQDGTGIVEFTAQGGAYDKTGLARRVLTGSISYQTAAGMKTVPLQAEYFVAKPSYQIETGTMPPLYLGCANKLSIQSPQLGALWSPSFSADGASVVSSGEKGKITIVPNSAQVSLNISNGGSLLGTERFRVNRVPRPTLEYFVGGTKVGDPRGVPVGQARSVRVQAVADESFRNYSPDDANFRVTGITVILARGTRKVGQVNLGPGGGSLGSLAAEIQPGDRIAITVDGVQRRNFQGNISDVPMGNPMQSVPLY comes from the coding sequence ATGGCAGGAGTAAAAGAGACACCCCGTCAGAAAATGATCGGGATGATGTATCTGGTATTGACCGCTTTGTTGGCCTTACAGGTCACGTCGGCCATTCTGGAGAAGTTTGTCCTATTGAATAATAGCTTAGAACAGTCTACTGTATCGGCAAATCGGGTTAACCAATCTACGGTCGACAACATTCGGGCGACTGTTGAAAAATCAGGTAACCGGGCAACTGATTTAGTTATTGTTAAACAAGCCGACGAAGTGCGAAAGCAAACGGCGGACGTGATCGCCCAGATCGATGGCCTCAAACAGCGCATTATTGAGCAGGCTGGTGGCGGCTTAGACGAGACCGGAAACATCAGAAACCTGAGCGAGGAAGAAAAAGTAGCTCAGATTATGATTGCTGGTGGTCGGCGAGGTGAAGCCTACAAGCTGAAAAAGACATTGGACGATTATTTACAGGGCCTGACCAAGTACAGCCCCGCAAAGTACAACACGCTGGCAGCCGACGGAAAAGAAGATCCAATTTCGAGCCGTTCGCCTGAGCAGCGTCAGAAAGATTTTGCTGAACTGAACTTTGCTCAGACGCCCGTTCCGGCAGCGTTGGCCGTGCTCACACAGCGGCAAACCGACATCCGGCGCATTGAAGGTGAAGTGCTGAACGTACTCGCCAGCAAAGTAGGTGCGCAGGATGTGAAATTCGACAAAATTCTGGCAATGCTTAGTATGGAGTCGAAAGTGGTTGTAGCTGGTACGAAGTTCAAAGGACAGATGTTTCTGGCCGCGTCGTCGTCGGGAATTCAGCCACGCATGAGCCTGAATGGTGCGCCCGTGCGTATGCAGGATGGAACAGGTATCGTTGAGTTTACAGCACAGGGCGGGGCTTATGACAAAACGGGTTTAGCTCGTCGGGTGCTGACAGGTTCGATTTCGTACCAAACCGCTGCGGGCATGAAAACCGTACCGTTGCAGGCTGAATACTTTGTGGCGAAACCATCGTACCAGATTGAAACTGGTACAATGCCTCCGCTATATTTAGGTTGCGCCAACAAGCTGAGTATTCAAAGTCCGCAGTTGGGCGCACTCTGGAGTCCGAGCTTTTCGGCAGACGGAGCGAGTGTAGTCTCTTCGGGTGAGAAAGGGAAAATTACGATTGTGCCAAATTCGGCACAGGTATCGCTCAACATCAGCAACGGTGGAAGCCTGTTGGGTACAGAACGGTTTCGGGTGAACCGGGTGCCACGTCCAACGCTCGAATATTTTGTCGGTGGAACGAAAGTAGGCGACCCGCGTGGTGTGCCGGTAGGGCAAGCCCGCAGTGTGCGCGTACAGGCAGTTGCCGACGAAAGTTTCCGCAACTACTCGCCCGATGATGCTAATTTCCGGGTAACGGGGATTACGGTCATTCTGGCGCGTGGTACGCGTAAAGTTGGTCAGGTCAACTTAGGTCCGGGCGGTGGTTCGCTGGGTTCTTTGGCGGCTGAGATTCAACCGGGCGACCGAATCGCGATTACAGTTGACGGTGTGCAACGGCGGAATTTCCAGGGTAACATCAGTGATGTGCCGATGGGTAATCCAATGCAGAGTGTGCCACTGTACTAA
- the gldN gene encoding gliding motility protein GldN: MKQARTMAVAAAMLAVAGGGAMAQEKPSTGTNALSVRAINENDIMMKKTLWRRIDLKEKQNQSMFSKNNEISKYLIEAVKAGLLDAYENDSVATKLTPEKFQQRMIMPNSAPQLSAEEIAAGFGNEATNNSGDGWGDAKKTDPKKPAAKPAEDGWGAPKTAAKPADDGWGAPVKKKATAKNSKGKKGAKTAAPIEEPKVDTVAVAKAPAVPAGDEYFAKEFNVMEIKEDWIFDRKRSRLYYDVQTVTIYLPSDKNTAGVETPLATFKYKDLDKLFRSDPKKFIWYNPQNQAQHKNLADAFDLRLFYGRITKVANPADQALVDMYGDRDGLLKSYQTEYELMETEHGLWEY; encoded by the coding sequence ATGAAACAGGCAAGAACGATGGCCGTAGCCGCAGCCATGCTGGCGGTGGCTGGTGGAGGAGCGATGGCGCAGGAGAAACCAAGCACCGGCACAAACGCGCTGTCGGTACGGGCCATTAATGAGAACGACATTATGATGAAGAAGACCCTTTGGCGTCGAATCGACCTGAAGGAGAAACAGAATCAGTCGATGTTCTCAAAGAACAACGAAATCTCGAAGTACCTGATCGAAGCTGTAAAAGCAGGGCTTTTAGATGCCTATGAAAATGATTCGGTAGCTACGAAACTTACACCGGAGAAGTTTCAGCAGCGCATGATTATGCCCAACTCGGCTCCGCAACTGTCGGCAGAAGAAATTGCCGCTGGTTTTGGCAATGAAGCAACCAACAATAGTGGCGACGGTTGGGGCGACGCAAAAAAGACTGATCCCAAGAAGCCTGCTGCCAAGCCGGCTGAAGATGGCTGGGGCGCACCGAAAACGGCAGCCAAACCTGCTGATGATGGCTGGGGAGCACCTGTGAAGAAGAAAGCAACGGCGAAGAACAGCAAAGGTAAAAAAGGCGCGAAAACAGCCGCGCCTATCGAAGAACCTAAAGTTGACACTGTTGCGGTGGCAAAAGCTCCGGCTGTACCGGCTGGCGATGAGTACTTTGCGAAGGAGTTCAACGTCATGGAGATTAAGGAAGACTGGATCTTCGACCGTAAGCGTTCGCGTTTATATTACGACGTTCAAACGGTTACGATCTACCTGCCCTCCGACAAAAACACAGCGGGTGTAGAAACACCTTTGGCTACGTTCAAGTACAAAGATTTGGATAAGCTGTTCCGGTCAGACCCGAAAAAATTTATCTGGTACAATCCACAGAATCAGGCTCAGCACAAAAATCTGGCTGATGCATTCGATTTGCGCCTGTTCTACGGACGGATTACGAAAGTTGCCAACCCAGCCGATCAGGCTTTGGTTGATATGTACGGAGACCGCGATGGTCTTCTGAAATCATACCAAACCGAATATGAGCTGATGGAAACCGAACACGGTTTGTGGGAGTACTAA
- the uvrC gene encoding excinuclease ABC subunit UvrC, translating into MPEFDYKQELAKVPHEPGVYRYFDASGEVIYVGKAKDLKNRVSSYFTNSKGHDRKTLRLVSQIRKLEFTIVHTEFDALLLENQLIKRYQPKFNILLRDDKTYPFVCVTNEHFPRVITTRRIDRKLGTFYGPFANLKPMYTVLDMFSQLFTIRTCTYNLAPENIEAGKYKVCLEYHIGNCKGPCEGKQNETDYNKDIEQVHHILKGNLKPAQEYFKNRMVEAAGELAFEQAQKYKEKMDVLQRFQSKSTVVNPKIADADVFTIASDEACAYINFMKVVNGTIVQTHTVEVKKKLDETDPDLLTIMIVEFREQYGSQSKEIITNIPLDVDLKAEITIPQIGDKKKLLDMSLKNVLYFRRERQERAAAEATANASKKDRVLIRLKQDLQLKTIPNRIECFDNSNIQGTNPVSAMVCFIGGKPANKEYRHFSIKTVIGPNDFASMHEVVTRRYTRVLEEGTDMPDLIVIDGGKGQLSAACDALKALDLYGKVPIIGIAKRLEEIYFPEDNLPLYIDKKSESLKLIQRIRDEAHRFAITYHRDKRSRNSLISELENVEGIGKKTAAKLLKHFKGVTKIREASFDEVVEVVGKDRATKLKQYFDTVEQ; encoded by the coding sequence ATGCCAGAATTCGACTATAAACAAGAGTTAGCCAAGGTGCCGCATGAACCGGGTGTATATCGGTATTTCGATGCGTCGGGCGAAGTCATTTACGTAGGAAAAGCCAAAGACCTGAAAAACCGGGTCAGCAGCTATTTCACCAACTCGAAAGGCCATGACCGCAAAACGCTTCGGTTGGTCAGCCAGATTCGGAAGCTTGAATTTACTATTGTACATACTGAATTTGATGCCTTGCTGTTGGAAAACCAGCTTATCAAGCGATACCAGCCCAAATTCAATATTTTATTACGCGACGACAAAACATATCCGTTCGTATGTGTTACGAATGAGCATTTTCCACGCGTGATTACGACCCGGCGCATCGACCGGAAACTTGGCACGTTTTATGGCCCGTTCGCCAATCTGAAACCGATGTACACGGTGCTGGATATGTTCAGCCAACTGTTTACCATTCGCACCTGCACGTACAATCTGGCTCCCGAAAATATAGAAGCTGGCAAATATAAAGTTTGCCTGGAATACCACATCGGCAACTGCAAAGGCCCCTGCGAAGGCAAACAAAACGAAACAGACTACAACAAAGACATCGAGCAGGTTCATCACATCCTGAAGGGTAATTTGAAACCGGCGCAGGAGTACTTCAAAAATCGAATGGTTGAGGCTGCCGGTGAATTGGCGTTTGAGCAGGCGCAGAAATACAAGGAAAAGATGGATGTACTCCAGCGATTCCAAAGCAAGTCGACAGTGGTAAATCCTAAAATTGCCGACGCCGATGTATTTACGATTGCCTCAGATGAAGCTTGTGCTTATATCAACTTTATGAAAGTAGTTAACGGCACTATCGTACAGACGCATACGGTTGAAGTCAAGAAGAAGTTGGACGAAACCGACCCTGATTTGCTGACGATAATGATTGTAGAGTTTCGTGAACAGTATGGTAGTCAATCAAAAGAAATCATTACCAATATCCCGCTCGACGTTGATTTAAAAGCCGAAATCACCATTCCGCAGATCGGCGACAAGAAAAAACTGCTCGATATGTCGTTGAAAAACGTGCTGTATTTTCGGCGTGAACGACAGGAACGTGCAGCCGCTGAAGCTACGGCCAACGCCAGCAAAAAAGACCGCGTACTTATTCGGCTCAAGCAGGACTTGCAGCTAAAAACTATCCCGAACCGTATCGAGTGTTTCGACAACTCGAATATTCAGGGTACAAATCCGGTATCAGCAATGGTGTGCTTTATTGGCGGCAAACCGGCAAATAAGGAGTACCGGCATTTTTCGATTAAGACAGTTATTGGCCCCAACGACTTCGCCAGTATGCACGAGGTTGTAACGCGCCGATATACTCGTGTGCTGGAAGAAGGCACCGACATGCCCGACTTGATTGTGATCGATGGTGGGAAGGGGCAACTGAGTGCCGCCTGCGACGCGCTGAAGGCACTTGATTTATACGGCAAAGTGCCCATTATTGGCATTGCCAAGCGGCTCGAAGAAATCTATTTCCCGGAAGATAACCTCCCGCTGTACATCGACAAAAAGTCGGAATCTCTAAAGTTAATTCAGCGTATTCGCGACGAAGCGCACCGCTTCGCTATTACCTACCACCGCGACAAGCGCAGCCGTAACAGCCTTATCAGCGAACTCGAAAACGTGGAGGGCATCGGTAAAAAAACAGCCGCAAAGCTTCTAAAGCACTTCAAAGGAGTTACCAAAATACGCGAAGCGTCGTTCGACGAAGTGGTTGAGGTCGTTGGCAAAGACCGGGCTACGAAGTTGAAGCAATATTTTGATACGGTAGAACAGTAA
- a CDS encoding glycerate kinase, with the protein MHILLAPDKFRGSLTAREVTNAMTEGIRLALPTATVTALPLADGGEGTAQVLTEATEGIWHTATVYDPLGRSVEAGFGISGDGTTAFIEMALASGLGLLKTEERNPLYTSTYGTGELIREAAKKGVQKIVLGIGGSATTDAGIGMAAALGWQFLDANGQLLEPTGANLLHIAQLIRPDTNIADGIRVAVACDVTNPLFGPEGAAYIYGPQKGADEQAVATLDAGLRRFARLVDEQYSIALAQIPGAGAAGGLGAGAFFFLNAALQPGVDLVLETVDFDLNLANADLVLTGEGKLDRQTTQGKLIQGIADRAKHANAPVIALCGTLDLAPEAIRQMGLKAAFSVLNQPQSLREAMQTAYDDVVRATFNVCRLFL; encoded by the coding sequence ATGCATATCCTGCTCGCTCCCGATAAATTTCGTGGTTCCCTGACGGCTCGTGAAGTAACCAACGCCATGACCGAGGGCATACGGCTGGCCCTGCCCACGGCAACGGTTACGGCCCTGCCATTAGCCGACGGGGGCGAAGGCACGGCGCAGGTACTGACCGAAGCCACGGAAGGCATCTGGCACACGGCCACTGTCTACGATCCGCTTGGTCGGTCTGTCGAAGCCGGATTTGGTATTTCGGGTGATGGCACTACAGCATTCATCGAAATGGCACTGGCGTCGGGGTTGGGTTTGTTAAAAACAGAAGAGCGCAACCCACTCTATACCAGCACGTATGGAACGGGCGAACTGATTCGGGAAGCTGCAAAAAAAGGCGTTCAGAAGATTGTATTAGGCATTGGCGGCAGTGCCACGACAGATGCCGGTATTGGTATGGCCGCAGCATTAGGTTGGCAGTTTTTGGATGCCAACGGTCAGCTTCTTGAGCCGACAGGGGCCAATCTTCTGCACATTGCCCAACTAATTCGGCCCGATACAAACATAGCTGATGGCATTCGGGTAGCCGTTGCCTGCGACGTGACAAACCCGCTGTTTGGCCCCGAAGGTGCCGCCTATATTTACGGTCCGCAGAAAGGAGCCGATGAGCAGGCAGTTGCTACGTTAGATGCTGGCCTTCGTCGCTTTGCCCGATTGGTCGACGAGCAATACAGCATAGCCCTTGCGCAGATTCCGGGTGCGGGAGCGGCTGGTGGTTTGGGCGCAGGGGCGTTTTTTTTCCTGAATGCAGCCCTACAGCCGGGCGTCGACCTGGTACTGGAAACCGTCGATTTTGATCTGAATCTGGCAAACGCTGATCTCGTGCTAACGGGCGAAGGCAAACTCGACCGGCAAACTACACAGGGGAAATTAATACAAGGCATTGCTGACCGGGCTAAACACGCCAATGCGCCGGTTATCGCGCTTTGCGGCACACTCGACCTTGCCCCTGAGGCTATTCGGCAAATGGGTTTAAAAGCCGCCTTCTCTGTACTAAATCAGCCACAATCGCTTCGTGAAGCCATGCAAACAGCCTACGATGATGTGGTTCGGGCAACCTTTAACGTATGTCGGTTGTTTTTGTAG